A portion of the Thalassotalea sp. LPB0316 genome contains these proteins:
- a CDS encoding protein-disulfide reductase DsbD, protein MKNIIKIWLLALTVSCSSAVAQNPIFDTSNVSLFSNDNEFLKVDEAFIFDYYQKDNQLEITFNVKDGYYLYRHQFKFTPTNSSISPVNLPEGIEHEDEFFGLQQIYPDSLKFNINIEEAKAGATLQVKYQGCAKKGLCYPPVVKTIELDPVEHSTKDVLAALSSNSPSQAEQEPTEKVNAAKSSEQFELLDMLKNESLLITLLAFFTGGLLLSFTPCVFPMYPILTGIIVGQGEGLSTKRAFSLSFFYVQGMALTYTALGVVVALAGAQFQAMFQHPVVLIVLSVLFIFLALSMFGLFNLSLPSSWQNKLNEMSNKQKGGSYTGVFAMGAISGLVASPCTTAPLTGALIFIAESGDIITGASALYALSLGMGLPLLVLGSSGGKILPKAGNWMNVIKNIFGLLLLAVPIFLLERFLPAQISEALWALLLLASATYFYVANSQTQKTFGYGVRSLVIFLMLFFGATKLYHIISPSPQVPHSQGQVEHKAFIFVNNLAELNEEIAKANSQGQTVMLDLYADWCIACKEFEEYTFPKANVQQALANTVLIQIDLTDTGSDASIELMEHFDVFGLPSILFFDLQGNELSKQRVTGFMGADEFTAHLKTFL, encoded by the coding sequence ATGAAAAATATTATTAAGATTTGGCTGTTAGCATTAACAGTTAGTTGTTCGAGTGCTGTGGCACAAAACCCTATTTTTGACACCTCTAATGTATCGCTTTTTAGCAACGATAATGAGTTTTTAAAAGTTGATGAAGCCTTTATTTTTGATTACTACCAAAAGGATAATCAATTAGAGATCACCTTTAATGTCAAAGACGGCTACTACCTTTATCGCCATCAATTCAAGTTCACGCCAACTAATAGCTCAATTTCACCCGTTAACCTACCCGAAGGTATTGAACACGAAGACGAATTTTTTGGGCTTCAGCAAATCTACCCTGATTCGCTCAAATTCAATATCAATATTGAAGAAGCAAAAGCGGGCGCAACACTACAGGTAAAATATCAAGGCTGTGCGAAAAAAGGCCTTTGCTACCCACCGGTAGTAAAAACGATTGAACTCGATCCGGTTGAACACTCGACCAAGGATGTTTTGGCTGCGCTGAGCTCAAACTCACCTAGCCAAGCAGAGCAAGAACCCACAGAAAAAGTTAATGCAGCGAAAAGCTCAGAGCAATTTGAATTATTAGATATGCTCAAAAACGAGAGTTTGCTGATCACCTTATTGGCATTTTTTACTGGTGGTTTGTTGTTGTCATTCACCCCTTGTGTGTTCCCAATGTATCCTATTCTAACGGGGATTATTGTTGGCCAAGGTGAAGGGTTATCAACCAAACGCGCTTTTAGTTTGTCATTTTTCTATGTTCAAGGCATGGCGTTAACTTACACCGCTTTAGGTGTTGTTGTTGCGCTTGCCGGTGCGCAATTTCAAGCGATGTTCCAGCATCCCGTTGTTTTAATAGTGCTAAGCGTATTGTTTATTTTCCTCGCACTGTCGATGTTTGGGTTGTTCAACTTATCTCTGCCATCAAGTTGGCAAAATAAACTCAATGAAATGAGTAACAAGCAAAAAGGGGGCTCGTATACCGGTGTATTTGCCATGGGTGCAATCTCTGGCCTAGTTGCTTCACCATGCACAACGGCGCCACTAACCGGCGCATTAATCTTTATCGCCGAAAGTGGTGACATTATTACCGGCGCAAGTGCACTATATGCCCTGAGCTTAGGCATGGGCTTACCCTTACTCGTTTTAGGTAGCTCAGGCGGTAAGATTCTGCCAAAAGCGGGTAACTGGATGAATGTCATTAAAAATATCTTCGGCTTGTTACTACTAGCTGTCCCCATTTTCTTATTGGAGCGATTCCTTCCTGCGCAAATCAGCGAAGCGTTATGGGCGTTATTACTGTTAGCTAGTGCAACTTATTTTTATGTTGCCAATTCACAAACGCAAAAGACCTTTGGTTACGGCGTACGCAGTCTGGTGATTTTCTTGATGCTGTTCTTTGGCGCAACCAAGCTCTATCATATTATTTCGCCAAGCCCGCAAGTACCTCATAGCCAAGGGCAAGTTGAGCATAAAGCTTTTATCTTTGTTAACAACTTAGCCGAGTTAAACGAGGAAATCGCCAAGGCCAATAGCCAAGGGCAAACCGTGATGCTCGATTTGTACGCCGACTGGTGTATTGCCTGTAAAGAATTTGAAGAGTACACCTTTCCGAAAGCTAATGTGCAACAAGCGTTGGCAAATACTGTGTTAATTCAAATTGATTTAACCGATACCGGCAGTGACGCAAGTATTGAGCTTATGGAGCATTTCGACGTATTCGGCTTGCCATCAATTTTGTTCTTTGATTTACAAGGCAATGAATTGAGCAAACAAAGAGTAACCGGCTTTATGGGCGCTGATGAATTTACCGCGCACTTGAAAACGTTTTTGTAA
- the cutA gene encoding divalent-cation tolerance protein CutA: MYQIVLCTCPSQEVAKEVAHRVVNKKLAACVNIIPQMTSVYMWQGEVHQDIEQQLIIKTLASKVSDLTQAIEQLHPYDVPEIIAINIDTGNHAYLNWITESLK; encoded by the coding sequence ATGTATCAAATTGTATTGTGTACGTGCCCGTCACAGGAAGTAGCGAAAGAAGTGGCGCATAGGGTAGTGAACAAAAAGCTCGCGGCGTGCGTAAATATTATTCCGCAAATGACTTCGGTTTATATGTGGCAAGGTGAAGTTCACCAAGATATTGAGCAACAACTGATCATCAAAACCTTAGCGAGTAAAGTGAGCGATCTAACACAGGCTATTGAGCAGTTGCATCCTTACGATGTACCTGAGATCATTGCCATCAATATCGACACTGGCAATCACGCATATTTAAACTGGATTACTGAGTCTTTAAAGTAG
- a CDS encoding FxsA family protein, which yields MFPILFLLFVLVPIIEISVLIQVGSIIGTWPTIAIVILTAWLGAKFVKQQGIATLRSVQEKSARGEVPSEEIISGFLLLIAGIVLVTPGFVTDAIGLSLLIPSVRKGLISKVQQQIQVQATSQSSFHAHFHQGNTYEHDPFEEQSFNQRNSTKPSQIGQTIEGEYERKE from the coding sequence ATGTTTCCCATTTTATTTTTGTTGTTCGTTCTTGTTCCTATTATTGAAATAAGTGTGTTAATTCAGGTCGGCAGTATTATTGGTACTTGGCCAACCATCGCGATAGTGATTTTAACCGCTTGGCTTGGGGCAAAGTTTGTTAAACAACAAGGTATTGCAACCTTGCGTAGTGTTCAGGAAAAATCGGCGCGTGGTGAAGTGCCGTCAGAAGAGATCATCAGCGGCTTTTTACTGTTAATTGCCGGTATTGTGCTAGTGACGCCGGGATTTGTCACCGACGCGATTGGCTTATCATTGCTAATTCCAAGTGTTCGCAAAGGCTTAATTAGTAAAGTTCAACAGCAAATTCAGGTACAGGCAACCAGCCAATCAAGCTTTCATGCGCACTTTCATCAGGGCAATACCTACGAGCACGACCCTTTTGAAGAGCAAAGCTTTAATCAACGCAATTCAACTAAACCGTCGCAAATAGGCCAAACGATAGAAGGCGAATATGAGCGCAAAGAATAA
- a CDS encoding co-chaperone GroES: MSIRPLHDRVIIKRKEVESKSAGGIVLTGSAAEKSTRGEVVAVGNGRILENGDVRALDVKVGDQVIFNEGYGVKTEKIDGEEVLILSESDILAVVE; encoded by the coding sequence ATGAGCATTCGTCCATTACACGATCGCGTAATTATCAAACGTAAAGAAGTAGAGTCAAAGTCTGCTGGCGGTATTGTATTAACTGGTAGTGCTGCTGAAAAATCTACTCGTGGTGAAGTAGTTGCTGTAGGTAACGGTCGCATCTTAGAAAACGGTGACGTGCGTGCGTTAGACGTAAAAGTTGGTGACCAAGTGATCTTCAACGAAGGCTACGGCGTGAAGACTGAAAAAATCGACGGTGAAGAAGTACTGATCCTTTCTGAATCAGACATCTTAGCAGTTGTAGAATAA
- the groL gene encoding chaperonin GroEL (60 kDa chaperone family; promotes refolding of misfolded polypeptides especially under stressful conditions; forms two stacked rings of heptamers to form a barrel-shaped 14mer; ends can be capped by GroES; misfolded proteins enter the barrel where they are refolded when GroES binds), translating to MAKDVLFGNDARAKMLAGVNILADAVKVTLGPKGRNVVLDKSFGGPTITKDGVSVAKEIELEDKFENMGAQMVKEVASKANDEAGDGTTTATVLAQSIVNEGLKSIAAGMNPMDLKRGIDKAVAAAVEQLKNISTPCADNKAIEQVGTISANSDSSVGEIIATAMDRVGTEGVITVEEGQSLENELDVVEGMQFDRGYLSPYFMTNQENGTVELENPFILLVDKKVSNIRELLTTLEGVAKAGKPLLIIAEDVEGEALATLVVNNMRGIVKVAAVKAPGFGDRRKAMLQDIATLTAGTVISEEIGMELEKATLEDLGQAKRVVISKDNTTIIDGIGEEADIQARVAQIRGQIEESTSDYDKEKLQERLAKLAGGVAVIKVGAATEVEMKEKKDRVDDALHATRAAVEEGVVAGGGVALVRVADMIKDLKGDNEDQNHGINVALRAMESPLRQIVSNCGDEASVVLNEVRNGEGNFGYNAGNGTYGDMLEMGILDPAKVTRSALQFAASVAGLMLTTEAMVTDLPAKDAPAMPDMGGMGGMGGMGGMM from the coding sequence ATGGCAAAAGACGTACTATTTGGTAACGACGCTCGCGCTAAAATGTTAGCGGGTGTAAACATTCTTGCTGACGCAGTAAAAGTAACATTAGGCCCTAAAGGCCGTAACGTGGTTTTAGACAAGTCATTCGGTGGCCCAACAATCACTAAAGACGGTGTTAGTGTTGCAAAAGAGATCGAATTAGAAGACAAGTTCGAAAACATGGGCGCGCAAATGGTTAAAGAAGTGGCGTCAAAAGCAAACGATGAAGCCGGTGACGGTACAACAACGGCAACTGTTTTAGCACAATCAATCGTTAACGAAGGCTTAAAATCAATTGCCGCGGGTATGAATCCAATGGATCTTAAGCGCGGTATCGACAAAGCTGTTGCGGCGGCGGTTGAACAGTTAAAAAACATCTCTACGCCATGTGCTGACAATAAAGCGATTGAGCAAGTAGGCACAATTTCAGCAAACTCAGATTCATCAGTCGGTGAAATCATTGCAACTGCAATGGATCGCGTAGGTACTGAAGGTGTTATTACCGTTGAAGAAGGTCAGTCGTTAGAAAACGAATTAGACGTTGTTGAAGGTATGCAGTTTGACCGCGGTTACTTATCGCCATACTTCATGACCAACCAAGAAAACGGTACGGTTGAGTTGGAAAATCCATTCATCTTATTAGTGGATAAGAAAGTATCTAATATCCGTGAATTACTCACCACATTAGAAGGTGTTGCAAAAGCCGGTAAGCCATTATTAATCATTGCAGAAGATGTTGAAGGTGAAGCCTTAGCAACATTGGTTGTTAACAACATGCGCGGCATCGTTAAAGTTGCTGCCGTTAAAGCGCCTGGTTTTGGTGACCGTCGTAAAGCAATGTTACAAGACATCGCAACATTAACAGCCGGTACGGTAATTTCTGAAGAAATCGGTATGGAATTAGAAAAAGCAACGTTAGAAGACTTAGGTCAAGCAAAACGCGTAGTCATTTCTAAAGACAACACAACGATTATCGACGGTATCGGTGAAGAAGCTGACATTCAAGCACGTGTTGCGCAAATTCGCGGTCAAATTGAAGAATCTACTTCTGACTACGACAAAGAAAAACTTCAAGAGCGCTTAGCTAAATTAGCTGGCGGTGTTGCGGTAATTAAAGTTGGCGCAGCAACTGAAGTTGAAATGAAAGAGAAGAAAGATCGCGTAGACGACGCATTACACGCAACTCGCGCAGCGGTTGAAGAAGGTGTAGTTGCCGGTGGTGGTGTTGCACTAGTTCGCGTTGCTGACATGATCAAAGACCTTAAAGGCGACAACGAAGATCAAAATCACGGTATCAACGTAGCACTTCGTGCGATGGAATCACCACTTCGTCAAATCGTCTCAAACTGTGGCGACGAAGCATCAGTTGTATTAAATGAAGTACGCAACGGCGAAGGTAACTTTGGTTACAACGCAGGTAACGGCACATACGGCGACATGTTAGAAATGGGTATTCTAGACCCAGCGAAAGTAACGCGCAGTGCATTACAATTTGCAGCGTCAGTTGCAGGTTTAATGCTAACAACTGAAGCAATGGTTACTGATTTACCTGCTAAAGATGCACCAGCAATGCCTGATATGGGCGGCATGGGCGGCATGGGTGGCATGGGCGGCATGATGTAA
- a CDS encoding S9 family peptidase has protein sequence MTNPLVALTLLGAILFTAQTNAADTFQATDIFNLEYASDPQLSPDGAKVVYVRNSNDIMTDNKNRNLWLIDAKSQSQLPLFSDDKQYSQPRWSPDGTKLAFVSNLSGSWQIHVHYLSENKTALVSQLQGGISSLTWSPDGKWLAFSQRVKDKATKLASMPAKPKGAKWAEPVIVIDKAYYQRDGQGLVKPGYDHIFVIPSEGGTPRQLTSGNYHHRGKLAWHTSGQEIIFSANRVDDWEYQTLESNLFSVNVKTGDISQLTDAPGREYNPTFSADGKKLAYLKTSNALNPYRNAKLHIMQWSSKEVTELAKDFDRSVTNPQWISKNSLAFSYDDFGKRKVATINHKGKIKDLADSLSGTTLGRPYISGSFSANESGKIAFTHGSSERPADIAFVNTKAKVTQLTALNEDLLAHKQLGKVHEINYKSSFDGEPIQGWYITPPDFDPSKKYPLILEIHGGPHLAYGPHFSAELQRFAAQGYVVFYDNHRGSSSYGERFAMLLKYKYSSKEDFADHNSGVDAMVDLGFIDEQNLFIAGGSAGGIATAYAIGLTDRFAAAAVVKPVINWLSKVLTADSGLGQIPTQFPGMPWEHVEHYWQRSPMSLVGNVTTPTLLMTGEEDLRTPMAQTEQFYQALKLRKVDTVLVKVPGAPHGIAGKPSRMIAKIENTLAWFEKYKTQE, from the coding sequence ATGACAAACCCTTTGGTCGCACTAACACTTTTGGGTGCGATTCTTTTTACCGCGCAAACCAACGCTGCGGATACATTTCAAGCAACGGATATTTTTAATTTAGAGTACGCAAGCGATCCTCAATTATCGCCTGACGGCGCAAAAGTTGTCTATGTTCGCAACTCCAACGACATCATGACCGACAACAAAAACCGTAATTTGTGGTTAATTGATGCTAAGTCACAGTCACAGTTACCACTGTTTTCAGACGACAAACAATATTCACAGCCTCGTTGGTCACCAGATGGCACGAAGTTGGCGTTTGTCAGTAACCTATCTGGTAGTTGGCAAATTCACGTTCACTATCTAAGCGAAAACAAAACGGCATTAGTTAGCCAATTACAAGGTGGTATTTCGAGCTTAACTTGGTCGCCAGATGGTAAATGGTTGGCGTTTAGTCAACGGGTCAAGGATAAAGCGACTAAATTAGCGAGCATGCCAGCTAAACCTAAAGGGGCAAAGTGGGCCGAGCCAGTTATTGTTATCGACAAAGCATACTACCAACGCGACGGCCAAGGTTTAGTAAAACCTGGCTATGATCATATTTTTGTGATTCCAAGTGAAGGCGGCACACCGCGTCAATTAACGAGTGGCAATTATCATCATCGCGGCAAGCTTGCATGGCATACTTCAGGCCAAGAAATTATCTTCTCGGCAAATCGCGTTGACGACTGGGAATATCAAACTCTCGAAAGTAATTTATTCTCGGTCAATGTTAAAACGGGTGACATAAGCCAACTGACCGATGCACCGGGCCGAGAGTACAACCCAACTTTTTCAGCCGATGGTAAAAAGCTCGCCTATTTAAAAACCTCAAACGCGTTAAATCCTTACCGCAATGCTAAATTACACATCATGCAGTGGTCGTCGAAAGAGGTAACAGAACTGGCTAAAGATTTTGATCGCTCAGTCACTAATCCACAGTGGATTTCAAAAAACAGTTTAGCCTTTAGTTATGATGATTTTGGCAAGCGTAAAGTTGCGACAATCAACCACAAAGGCAAAATAAAAGACTTAGCCGATTCACTTTCTGGCACTACATTAGGTCGTCCGTATATCAGTGGTTCATTTAGTGCCAACGAATCTGGCAAAATTGCTTTTACCCATGGTAGTTCGGAGCGCCCAGCTGATATAGCGTTCGTTAACACCAAAGCAAAAGTAACCCAGCTAACCGCACTCAATGAAGACTTACTTGCTCACAAGCAGCTTGGTAAAGTTCATGAAATTAACTATAAATCTTCATTTGATGGTGAGCCTATACAAGGCTGGTACATCACACCACCCGATTTTGATCCAAGCAAAAAATATCCGCTAATATTAGAAATTCACGGTGGTCCTCACTTAGCTTATGGCCCGCACTTTAGCGCTGAATTACAGCGATTTGCCGCGCAAGGTTACGTGGTGTTTTACGACAACCACCGCGGTAGTAGCTCTTACGGTGAGCGCTTTGCCATGTTATTAAAATATAAGTACAGTTCAAAAGAAGATTTTGCCGATCACAACTCAGGCGTTGATGCCATGGTTGATTTAGGTTTTATCGACGAGCAGAACTTATTTATCGCTGGTGGCAGCGCCGGTGGTATTGCTACTGCATACGCGATTGGTTTAACCGACCGTTTCGCCGCAGCTGCAGTAGTAAAACCTGTGATTAACTGGTTGAGCAAGGTATTAACGGCCGATAGTGGTTTAGGCCAAATACCAACACAATTCCCAGGCATGCCATGGGAACACGTGGAGCACTACTGGCAACGCTCACCTATGTCTTTAGTGGGCAATGTCACAACCCCGACATTACTGATGACAGGTGAAGAAGATTTACGTACGCCAATGGCGCAGACTGAACAGTTTTATCAGGCGTTAAAGCTACGCAAAGTTGATACAGTTTTAGTTAAGGTACCGGGTGCACCACATGGCATTGCAGGCAAGCCATCACGCATGATAGCGAAAATAGAAAATACACTCGCTTGGTTTGAAAAATATAAAACACAAGAGTGA
- a CDS encoding DUF4136 domain-containing protein, with amino-acid sequence MHYKAMITGVMVMLVVGCSQTTDVVQQTQANQLAISSVKDAPFYYPSGARFAIEPRFVTSELVSQAQQQALYQATSLYLEQALRERGFILVSAEQSPDFVVKFAVALAKDLSDESISEHFGLTPGLSNNEALNKASLLIAIDDASSGQRFWRGAAQGFAKEDASKAYRAERLKAVINKVLMQFET; translated from the coding sequence ATGCACTACAAAGCAATGATTACAGGCGTAATGGTAATGTTGGTCGTTGGTTGCAGCCAAACGACGGATGTGGTGCAGCAGACTCAGGCAAACCAATTGGCTATTTCGAGCGTAAAAGATGCGCCGTTTTATTATCCCAGTGGTGCGCGTTTTGCCATTGAGCCTAGGTTTGTCACTAGTGAGCTTGTCAGCCAAGCGCAGCAGCAAGCGCTTTATCAGGCGACCAGCTTATATCTTGAACAGGCGTTACGCGAGCGCGGGTTTATTTTAGTTTCGGCTGAACAATCGCCTGATTTTGTTGTCAAATTTGCCGTTGCGTTGGCAAAAGATTTGTCTGACGAATCAATTAGTGAACATTTTGGCTTGACCCCCGGTCTCTCTAACAATGAAGCGCTTAACAAGGCAAGCCTGCTAATTGCGATTGACGACGCTAGCAGTGGCCAGCGTTTTTGGCGCGGTGCAGCTCAAGGCTTTGCTAAAGAAGATGCGAGCAAGGCTTATCGAGCAGAGCGATTAAAGGCAGTTATTAACAAAGTATTAATGCAATTTGAAACCTAG
- a CDS encoding DUF3016 domain-containing protein, which produces MKKLITTLLATVAIAASGVVFAGTAEVTWTEPDKYTDMRPANETKGGFIKRTTTSLEKHITKMAGNLPEGYTLKMDITDVNLAGEVQLRRTQLIRVVDRVFIPSMAFSYQLTDASGEIVKASEEVKIKDMNFMDSQAATTRYRNQSYSYEKAMLDKWFYDEFSDVIVK; this is translated from the coding sequence ATGAAAAAATTAATCACAACTTTATTAGCAACTGTTGCAATAGCAGCGTCAGGCGTTGTATTCGCTGGTACTGCAGAGGTTACGTGGACCGAGCCAGATAAATACACCGATATGCGTCCTGCCAATGAAACCAAAGGTGGCTTTATCAAGCGTACAACGACGAGCTTAGAGAAGCACATTACTAAAATGGCTGGTAATTTACCTGAAGGTTATACCTTAAAAATGGATATCACTGATGTCAATTTAGCGGGTGAAGTTCAGTTGCGTCGCACGCAACTTATTCGAGTGGTTGATCGAGTATTTATTCCAAGTATGGCATTTAGTTATCAATTAACCGACGCTTCAGGTGAAATCGTCAAAGCAAGTGAAGAAGTAAAAATTAAAGATATGAACTTTATGGATTCGCAAGCTGCAACTACTCGCTACCGCAATCAAAGTTACAGTTATGAAAAAGCAATGTTAGACAAGTGGTTCTACGATGAGTTTTCAGATGTAATCGTTAAGTAG